One Diabrotica virgifera virgifera chromosome 3, PGI_DIABVI_V3a genomic window carries:
- the LOC114325832 gene encoding post-GPI attachment to proteins factor 3 isoform X1, giving the protein MNLIIFIILATVIKCSISSAGDHSPYYQRCVERCEILNCTEDGKDFLEDKQPIILKYTLWDCSQECHHECMWKTVDAFHERDWRTPQFYGKWPFIRVLGMQEPASVIFSLLNGYFHVKMIRKFRREVRGDSPLVWLWHAFFIVSVHAWTWSAVFHYRDFPLTEILDYACAFSMVLMNCYVMAMRLLYGKLPTFGLIGITLVFILFLMSHVAYLSIGRIDYGYNIELNIAVGTFTALCWFVWCFYNRSSHKYVWKCAIYVAISGLVLLLELIDRPPIYFTVDYHALWHLSTAPLIVFVYGFAIDDCKYLRNKKDLAKKLP; this is encoded by the exons atgaatttaataatatttatcaTACTAGCTACCGTAATAAAATGCTCAATTTCCTCTGCAGGTGACCATTCACCTTATTACCAGAGGTGTGTCGAAAGATGTGAAATATTAAATTGTACAGAAG ATGGTAAAGACTTTTTGGAAGATAAACAACCAATTATCCTTAAATATACATTATGGGACTGTAGTCAAGAATGTCATCATGAGTGTATGTGGAAAACTGTAGATGCATTCCATGAGAGAGATTGGAGAACACCACAGTTTTATGGAAAA tggCCTTTTATCAGGGTATTAGGAATGCAAGAACCTGCATCTGTGATATTTTCTCTGCTCAATGGATATTTCCACGTAAAAATGATTAGGAAGTTTAGACGAGAAGTAAGAGGTGACAGTCCTTTGGTATGGTTATGGCATGCATTCTTCATT GTTTCAGTACATGCATGGACCTGGTCAGCCGTTTTTCACTATCGAGATTTTCCTTTAACAGAAATTTTAGACTATGCCTGTGCCTTTTCTATGGTATTGATGAATTGCTACGTTATGGCTATGAG gttattaTATGGCAAACTTCCCACATTTGGGTTAATTGGAATAACACTCGTTTTTATACTGTTTCTAATGAGCCATGTAGCATATTTAAGTATAGGACGTATTGACTATGGTTATAACATAGAGCTCAACATTGCTGTAG gtACTTTTACGGCACTTTGTTGGTTTGTTTGGTGTTTTTATAATCGTTCGAGTCACAAGTATGTATGGAAATGTGCCATTTATGTAGCGATATCCGGTCTTGTTCTACTGCTGGAATTAATCGATAGGCCTCCAATATATTTTACAGTCGATTACCACGCATTGTGGCATTTATCTACAGCACCTCTCATCGTTTTTGTATATGG ATTTGCTATCGATGATTGTAAGTACTTGAGAAATAAGAAAGATTTAGCGAAGAAACTGCCCTGA
- the LOC114325832 gene encoding post-GPI attachment to proteins factor 3 isoform X2, translating into MFLKILFFRRDSIEGKIVHKSVSLRTQKWPFIRVLGMQEPASVIFSLLNGYFHVKMIRKFRREVRGDSPLVWLWHAFFIVSVHAWTWSAVFHYRDFPLTEILDYACAFSMVLMNCYVMAMRLLYGKLPTFGLIGITLVFILFLMSHVAYLSIGRIDYGYNIELNIAVGTFTALCWFVWCFYNRSSHKYVWKCAIYVAISGLVLLLELIDRPPIYFTVDYHALWHLSTAPLIVFVYGFAIDDCKYLRNKKDLAKKLP; encoded by the exons ATGTTTTTGAAGATATtattctttaggcgcgattcgattgagggtaaaattgtacataaatctgtaAGCCTGCGCACACAGAag tggCCTTTTATCAGGGTATTAGGAATGCAAGAACCTGCATCTGTGATATTTTCTCTGCTCAATGGATATTTCCACGTAAAAATGATTAGGAAGTTTAGACGAGAAGTAAGAGGTGACAGTCCTTTGGTATGGTTATGGCATGCATTCTTCATT GTTTCAGTACATGCATGGACCTGGTCAGCCGTTTTTCACTATCGAGATTTTCCTTTAACAGAAATTTTAGACTATGCCTGTGCCTTTTCTATGGTATTGATGAATTGCTACGTTATGGCTATGAG gttattaTATGGCAAACTTCCCACATTTGGGTTAATTGGAATAACACTCGTTTTTATACTGTTTCTAATGAGCCATGTAGCATATTTAAGTATAGGACGTATTGACTATGGTTATAACATAGAGCTCAACATTGCTGTAG gtACTTTTACGGCACTTTGTTGGTTTGTTTGGTGTTTTTATAATCGTTCGAGTCACAAGTATGTATGGAAATGTGCCATTTATGTAGCGATATCCGGTCTTGTTCTACTGCTGGAATTAATCGATAGGCCTCCAATATATTTTACAGTCGATTACCACGCATTGTGGCATTTATCTACAGCACCTCTCATCGTTTTTGTATATGG ATTTGCTATCGATGATTGTAAGTACTTGAGAAATAAGAAAGATTTAGCGAAGAAACTGCCCTGA